TCCGCGCGAGGCTCACGAGGCGCTCGTAGTACGCCTCCCAGAGTTTCTGAACGGCCCCTTCGTCGCCGGCTCGGAGCGGGCCGAGAAAGCGAGTAATGGACCCCTCGGCGGACATGTTCGGCTGCCTTGTGGCGACCCGGTAATCGGGTCGAAGTGAGAATGAGTCTAGAGGCGGGCCGGTCCGTTGACAAGCACGAGTGCGGGCGGGCGATTTCGGAAAAAAGTTCACAGCGCGCAGGGTTCCGGACGCGGTTGTTGAGGAACGGGGTAGCGGGCCATTCCCGTACACCGGAGCCGACCCATGTTAACCGCGGCCACGATCCTACTTGCGTTCGCACTCGCGTTTCCCGTCGGAACGCTCGTCGAATACGTCCTCCACCGTTGGCTCCTCCACGCCCGGAGCCGCACGTTCGTATCGCACCGCCACCGGATGCACCACAAATCGAACGAAGCCGACACGTTGTGGGGCGATTTCCGCGATTTCTCGCTCGGAGCCGTTCCGTTCTGCTGGCTGGGGTTCCTGCACTCTCTGGTCGCCGGCATCGGGTTCCTTCTGGGCGGCGCGGCTTACGTGTTCGTGCTGGCACTGGTCCACAAACTCTCTCACGAGCGCCCGCAGCTCGTGTTCTGGATGCGCCCGACCTCGCACGAACTGCACCACGGCGAAACCCCGCGCTACAACTTCGGCATCGTCACCCGGTTTTGGGACCGCGTGTTCGGAACCTTCGCCGATCAAATGCCCACGCCCCGCCACCTGCGTCGAGGGGGCAAGTGATGAACACGCCGGTACAACCAAAACCTTCGGCGCAGCCCGAATTCACGCTCCAGCCGATCGAGGTCGTTTCGGTCCTCGGCGCAATCGGTTTGGTGCTGGCACACCTGGTCCTGTTCGCCCGTGTCCCCGAATTCTGGCACTGGTCCACGCCACTGGTGATTGTGCTCGGGTTACTTGGAGCAGATTTCTTCGCCACGATACTTCACTGGGCCGGGGATACATGGGGAACAGAAGCAACTCCGTGGCTCGGGAAGCGCTTTTTGCACCCGTTCCGGTACCACCACGCGCGCCCGCTGGAGATGCTGAAGAGTCATTTCTTCACTACCAACGGAGACACGGCCCTCTCCACCCTTCCCTTTCTTCTTGTGCCGTTCGTGATCTCGCTCGATACCGCGGGCGGGCGATTCACCGCCCTGTTCTTCGCTTCCGTTGGGGGCTGGGGCATGTGGACGAGTCAGTTCCATCAGTGGGCGCACGTGAAATCGCCGCCACGGGTAGTCGTGTGGTTGCAACGGCACCGCGTGATCCTGAGCCGCGAGCACCACTTGAAGCACCACAAGGCCCCGTTCGCAACAAACTACGGCATCACCACGGGCTGGTGCGACGGGTTCCTGAACGCGATCCGGTTCTTCACCGCACTGGAGTGGCTCGTGACCAAATTAACCGGGTGCCGTCCGCGAAGCGAGTTCGAGTGAAAACGAGCGCACCTCCAACGCGAGTGCGCATCAACTCGGCCGTTTCGGGGGGGTTGGAAAGCCGGGCGACGGGCGTAAGGTTGATGGCACCCAAAGGAGGTGCGCAGTGGCTGCTTCGCAGTGGGTCGTTGAAGGGACGATGGAGAACTTCCAGCAGGTCGTCGTGGACGGGTCGCGCGAGCGCCCGATCGTGATCGACTTCTGGGCGCCGTGGTGCGGGCCGTGTCGGGCGCTCGCGCCACTGCTGGAAAAGCTGGCCAACGAAAAGGCCGGCGAGTTCCTGCTCGTAAAGATTAACACCGACGAGAACCCGGACCTCGCCCAGATGTTCCAGGTCGAGGGCATCCCGGCCGTGTTCGCAGTGCGCGACGGTCAGGTGGTCAACAACTTCACCGGGTTGCTACCGGAAGAGCAACTGCGCGCGTTCATTGATGATTTGAGTGCGGAAGCACCCGCTCCCGCGGAACCGACGCCACTGGACCAAGCGGTCGAACTGGAAGCACACGATCGCGGCGCGGCGGGTAATGCATACCGCGCGATGCTCGCGACGGCGCCGGACGACCCGGCCGCCCGCGTCGGACTGGCGCGCGTGCTGTTGTCGGCTCCGGGCAACGAGCCACAAGCGATTCCACTCCTCTCCGGGGTCGATTTCGGTGACTTCGCGACGGAAGCGCAGCGTCTCAAAGCGATTATTTACCTTCGCGAAGTGCCGCACGCCGATGCCGATCTCGCAGCGGCCCAGACCGCGCCCACAGCAGAAGCGAAGGTCGCACTCGCCCGAATTCTCGCCGCGCGTAGCGACTACACCGGCGCGATGGACGAACTCCTCGCGGCCGCGGACGACGACCGACAACTCGGGCGCACCGCGGTCCGGGATCTGATGCTCAAGGTGTTCGAGGTGATCGGCCCGCGCAGCCCCCAAACCGACGACTACCGCAAGCGGCTCCAGAGCCGGCTCTACTGAGCGTTCATTCGCCGGTTCACGAGCGCGGTCAGGAACCGGCTCACGAACAAGCACATAGCCGCACCCGCAAGCACGGCGAACGCGGGTGCGGCTCCCGTATCGGTCCGGACCGCGTAGACGATGCGGGCCGGGCGCTCGATCGGTGTCTGATCGGCGGCCGGAACGAACGTCAAATCGCTCCCGCCCTTTCGCGGCGAAGCGGCGTCCTCGAATTCGGTGAGCCACGTCCCCTCGTCCGGCGCCCAGCCCGGGATCTTCAAATGCGCGCCGACGCCCTTCCACTCGTTGGCACCGGGCTTCCCGGCCCACACAGTGTTGCCCGCCCACAACTCCTTCGTCCCGAGCACACCCGCCACCTTCTGGTTCGCGATCGCGTACACGCGGAACAACCGGCGCGTCTTCGCCTCGCGCATGTCGTCCGGCTCGCTGTACGGGAAGAACGGTGCCTCGGTCGTGAAGCTCATGCGCACCGCCGCGGCTCCCACGGCGGGACTCGCCCCCGTAGATGAAGTACCCGCGATCTTGAATGCAGTGACCACCCAGCCCTTATCGAGGTACGGTTTCAGCCACCGCGCAAGTGCCGGGCGTACTTCGTACCCGCGCTCGTTCAGCCACGCCGCGAGCGCGTCGCTGTCACCGGCTTTCATCACTTTCGCGTCGTACCCGGCGACGTGCTTCTCGGCTAGCACCTCGACGTCCGCGTGTCCGACGACGGCTTTCGGCGCGCTGGCCATCCCGCACCCGCCACTGCTCGGCGGCAACCGCGTTTCGATTTTGGGGGCCGTGATCTTCGCGAGTTCATCGAACCCTCTATCGTCGACCTCTTCGAGGACCGGCACCGACGGTGTGGGGACGAGGAACCCGAAGTCTTTCACCGGCGCTTCGCCCGGCGCGGTCGCGGCAAACGTGGCCCGGCGGATGAAGTGTTGCGTCTTGACCTTTTCGTCCCAAATGATGATCGCGCTCTCGGTCGCGACCTCCACTACAACGCCACGCGGCGGAATCACGGCACACCCCTCGGACGGAGTGGGGAACGCGAACACGCCCACGAATAGAGCGGGCACGACGAATCGAACGCAAGTCCACATCAGCGCGGCTCCTCACGTGGCGCACAAAGGTTCGGCTCTATGATCCCCCAAACAGATCGATCCGTCCACGCAAACCTGAGCGTCGCGTGAACGGATCGCAAGTTCTCTGAAATCAGACCGCACGAAGTACGCTCAGCGTTACTTCCGGTGTGGTACGAACAATCCAGTCGGTACGGGCGCGGTTGCTCCGCTCGGTGCCTTTACTCCGGCTGCGGTTGACAAGATCGCCGCCGTCGCGAGCGGGGTGACGCGCCCCGTGTGTACTCCCGGCACGACGCCCGTTCCGTAAACGACCAGCGGGACGTGCGTGTCGTACTCCCACGGGCTGCCGTGCGTGGTGCCCGTGTCGAGGACCGCGGTCGGGAGATAGTACGGCTTCAGCAACACGTACACGTCACCGCAGCGCTCCGCGCGGAACGACCGCGCGACCATTTCACCCGTTGCGTCAGTGGGGGGAACGCCGGCGGTCAAAGCCGTGCGGGTGGACACGGCCTCCACTCCATCGCGTTTCGCCAGCCACTGAGCCAGTTCCGCTTCAACGTCGGCCTGTTTCACGCCCGCTGCCGTGACCGCCTTCGCGTTCAGGTACAGCCACGGACCGGACGACGCCTCGACCCACTTCGCCGCGGTCTTTCCGTACTTCTCGACCAGGAACGCTTCCACCTTCGCCGAGAGCGCGGGCTGCACGCGGGCCGCGTCCTTGCCCTGTTTGCGGCTCACTTCGGGGAGCGGGCAGATACCGTGATCGGCCGTCATTGCCAACACATACTTCCCGCGCCCCACCTTTGCATCGAGCACGTCCAAGAGCCGCTTCATGATCCGGTCCGACCGGAGCGTCACGTCGAGCACTTCCTGCGAATCCGGCCCCCAGGCGTGCCCGACCGCGTCGTTCGACGAAAAACTCAGCGACAGCAGGTCCGGAACGTCGTCCTTACCGAGCCCCTCCGCAGAAATCGCACGCTCGGCGAGATCGAGCAACAGGTCGTTCCCGAACGGCGACGTGTAAACTGCGTTCAGGTACGCGGGCTTCGCCTTCGGGTCGCTCGGCTCGAACGGGTGCGGGAACACGCGCCCCTGACCTGAAGCCCCCTTGCTCTCACCCGCGATGTCGTCTGGGCCGCTCAGTTTGGCGTAGTCGATGTCCGTGCGGAACCGGTCCCACATCTTCCCGCGCCAGCGCTCGGCGGGCTTGGACTTGTTGAACGCCGCGACCCACGGATGCACCGCGTCGCGGTAATACGTGGACGTAACGAACAGACCGGTGCCACCGTCCATCCAGTAGCACACGTCGGGTGCCCGTCCGCCCGGGAGTGCAGCGCCGCGGTTCTTGAGCGACAGCGCAACGACTTTCCCCTTCCCGTCCGTACCCAGTTTGATGGCGTCGGCGATCGTCGGTTTCAGCAAGCGCTCCGGCGACACCCCACCCTTCGCGCCCTTCTTCTCGTCGCTGTCCGTGCCTTCGGCCGTCCGCCCCGGAACCTGTTCGTGCCGGTCGGACCCGACACAGTTAACGGTCTTCCCGACGCCCCGGTCGTACCAGTCGTTGCCGACGACGCCGTGAACGGCCGGCACGCAGCCGGTGGCGACCGACGAGTGCCCGGCCGCGGTGACGGTGTAGGAATAGGGGTAGTGACAGTTCTGGAACCACGCGCCGTCCGTCGTAATGCGCTTGAACCCGCCCTCCCCGAACTCGTCCTTCCAGCGCGCCAAGTAGTCGCCGCGGAACTGGTCGAAATAGACCAGAACCACGAGCCGCGGGTGCGCGGGCTCTTCGGCCACGGTATCCGGAGCGAGGAGCAAAGCGGCGAGCAAGATGGCAGCGAGAAGGCAGAGCAATCGCACGGGAAGGGTCTCCGAGGGCAGGCAGGTATTCACATTTTATGAATATCCCCTCCCCACTCGGTAGATGCTGCAACGGTCCAAACGATCTGTCGCAAACAGGATACGAAAGAGACCGTGTGAGGCATGATCGAGTTGCAGGTCATCTGCGGTACCAAGCCAGGGCCAGCTGTTCGGTTCGCTTGATCCAGGTGTTCTTCGCATCGTTGTATGCGTCGATATCGGCCGGGTGCATCGCGTAGGCCGCGCGCTTCTGTTCCTCGTACTCTTGCCGCGCCGAATCGTCGTGTCGCAAGTACGCGCAGAACGCCAGGTGGCGCTCCACTTCGGGGTTATCGAACTGATAGACGTGAACGTTGTGCGTTCGGAACCCGTCGCGGTCCCGGGTGAAGTACCGGCGCCCCGGTAAACCGTACTCGCCCCAATCCCGGTAACCCGCGTCCCGGAACGCGGGCACCAGGGGATCAACGGACTCAATCACACGAACCACGGGCATCAGGTCAACGATCGGCTTGGCGGCCAAACCGGGCACGGACGTGCTGCCAATGTGGTGAACGGCGACCAACTCCGCACCGAACAAGAGCCGGAGTCGCTTCGCTGCCGCCTCGAACGCCGCCGGCCATTCGAGGGAGTAGTCCGCGAACGAGTACCGGCTCCGCACGTGTCCCTCGCAATGCTGTAAAGCAAGCCGGGCGACCGCTAAGTCACAACTCAACGGTTGCCCGACACTGGCTCAACCTACTTGCGGCTGGCGAGATAGTCGACCAGTGCCTTCAGGTCTGCGTCACTGATCTTGTCCGCGCCGAACGCGGGCATCGAAGACTTTGGCGTGTGCGACTTCGGATCACGGATGTGCTCGCTGAGCCACTGAGCCGCGTGTTCGGCGCCGGTCTTGGTAAGATCCGGTCGCGGCGGGCCACCCATCCCTGGAGGGCCGCCCATTCCCGGAGGACCACCTCCAACACCGTGGGGACCGCCAGGGCCGCCGGGGGGACCACCAGGAGGGCCACCCACCCCTGGAGGCGGCCCCATCGCCATACCCGTGTCACCGAGTTTGTGGCAGTTAACGCACTTGTTGTCCGCGTACACTTTCTTACCGGCTGCGAACTCTTCCCCGCCGGGCAATTTGGCGAGCACGTCTGCCGGAGACACGCCTCCCGGCGGGCCGCCCATTCCGGGGAACCCACCGGGCGGATTGTTGCGCGAGTTCACGGGTGGCGCACCGCCCGAACCCGTGTCTTCGGCCTTCTTCTGACACCCCACGACCGCGAGTCCGAGCGCCACGCTCAAGCAGACCGGCGCGGGCCACGCCCTCAGAACACCTCCGCAAGTCATTACCGTGTCCTTTCCGAGATGAACGAAGCCGGCCGCCGCCCGGATGGGATAGATTGCGGCGGGGCGTTCGAGGTGCGGGGATGTGATTCGGCCCGACCCGAACGGCACCGGCAAATTAGACCACGGCGCCTTAAACGGGACAAGCGCCTCGTTCGAGACTTCCGCAGAGTGTGATCGGAAGGAGTTTGGAGGAAGGTGACGAAGGGCAGCGCTATCTCCTCGGCCCGCCATAGTGGACCGAGGCACGGACGGCGCATTCACACGAATGCCGATTTCACTTCAGCAGCCATTCCAACACGGCCTTCTGAGCGTGTAGCCGATTGCCGGCCTGCTGGAACGCAGCACACGCAGCGCCGTCCATCACATCGTCGGTGATCTCCTCGCCGCGGTGCGCGGGGAGGCAGTGGAGCACCTTGCAGTGCGACGGGGCTTTGGCGAGCAGTTCACCGTTTACCTGGAACGACTCGAACCGGCGCAGGCGTTCCTCGCGCTCGGCCTCTTGGCCCATGCTCGTCCACACGTCGGTGTAGATCACGTCCGCGCCCTTCACGGCCGCGATCGGGTCGTTTACTTCGCGAGGGAAATCGGGAGATACCTGTGCGGTGTACTGGGACTTGAACCGGTCGTCGAAGCCGTACCCGATGGGGCACGCGAGCACGAATCGCATACCGAGCCGGCCGCACCCCACCGCGAGCGAGCGCGCCACGTTGTTGCCGTCGCCCACGAACACGATCGTGCGCCCGGTTTCGGTGCCGAACAGCTCGCGCACGGTCAGGATATCGGCCAGTCCCTGGCACGGGTGCGACCAGTCCGACAGGCCGTTGATGATCGGAATGCTACCGGTGCCCGCGATCCCGTCGAGCGTTTCGTGGCGGTACACCCGGAGCACCAGGGCATCGACGTAATTGGAAATGGTGCGGGAGAAGTCCGCGAGGCTCTCGCGCCAACCCAACCCGACCTCGTTGCCGGGCAGATACAGACTCGTCCCGCCGAGCTGCGCGACGCCACTCTCGAAGCTCACCCGCGTGCGCAGCGACGGTTTCTCGAACACCAGCCCCACCACGCGCCCGCTCAAACTATGCGACGGGATGCGGCGCGCTTGCGCGTCTTTGAGGCGCGCGGCCTCCGTGAGCAGGTGGCTCAACTCGTCCGCCGTCAGGTCGATGAGGTTCAGAAAGTGTTTCATTGTTCGATGCGTCGTGGTCGTAGAGGCGGTCGTTAAGCCACAGTGTCGAATGTCGCAAAGTCGAAGGCTCACTCCATTTGTGGGTCTTCGACTTACCCGCTCGACCTTACGACGACTGGCGGAGGTTCAGCAGCACCTCCGAAATAATGTCACAGCCGTCTTCGAGTTGCTCGTCCGACAGGGTCAGTGCCGGGAGCAACCGCAGAACGGTCTGGTGCGTGCAGTTGATGAGCAACCCCTTCTCCAAGCACCCCTGTACCACCGGCGCGCCTTCGACGCTCAGTTCCACGCCGATCATCGTGCCCTTCACGCGGACGTCGGTAATCAGCGGGCACTTTTCCTTCAGTTCGAGGAACCGCTGTTGGAACCGCGCGCCGAGTTGCACGCCGCGTTCCAGGAGCCCCTCTTGCTCGATCGTCTCGATGGTGGCGAGCGCCGCGCGGGCCGCGAGCGGGTTCCCACCGAACGTGGCCGCGTGCGTGCCGGGCTTGAGCTTCTCCGCGACCTCCGGCGTCGCGACGAGAGCGCCCATCGCGACGCCCCCGGCGAGCGCCTTGGCCAGCGTAATGATGTCCGGGCGGACGTTCCAATTCTGGTACCCGAACCACTTACCCGTGCGCCCCATCCCGGTCTGCACTTCGTCGAGGATGAGGAGCAGCCCGTGCTTGTCGCACAGCTCGCGCAGCCCTTCGAGGAACCCCGCGGGCGGAACGTTCACACCGCCCTCGCCCTGGATCGGCTCGAGCATGATCGCGCAGGTTTCGCCATCAATGGCCTTCGCGACGCTCTCCAGATCGCCGTACTGGGCGTAATTGAAGCCGGGCAGCATCGGTTCAACGCCGGCGTGGTACTTCGGCTGCGCGGTCGCGGTGAGCGCGCCCATCGTGCGGCCGTGGAAACTGCCCGTGAGGGTCACGATCTTGTACTTGCCCTTGGGCTTCCCGTTGAGGCGCGCGAGCTTGATCGCGGCTTCGTTCGCCTCGGTGCCGCTGTTACAGAAGAACGACACGCCGTTGAAGTCGGTGCGCTCGGCGAGCGCCTGGCCGAGCAGCGATTGCGGCTCGGTGTACCACGTGTTCGGCACGTGGATGAGCGTCGCGACCTGCTCCTGAACGGCCTGCACCACGCGCGGCGGGCAGTGCCCGAGGATGCCGCAGCCCCACCCCGGGAAGAAGTCCAAGTACCTGTTGCCCTCCGCGTCCCACACCCAGGAATTGCTCCCCCGCACCAGGCACACCGGGTATCGGGTGTAGTTCCCGGTCAGGTGCTTTTTCGCCAGGGCGATGGTCTGTTCGCTGGAAAGCAGTTCGGTTGTCATTGGTCGGGTTTAGGCAATAAGGGTTCGGGACGGATTCGAGTACAGTGGGACAGAGAACACGCGAAGGAGGTTCGGCTTACCGCGTGATGACGGTGCCGGTAAACGTGTCGTGGAGGAACACGTTCAGCAGGGAGTAGGGCACCCTGCCGTCGAGAATGAGAGCGGATTTCGCACAGGCGTCGAGCGCCTCGAAGCACGCTTCGACCTTCGGCACCATGCCGCCGTCGATCACGCCCGAGGCGATCAGGTCGCGGCACTCGCGCTCTGTGAGTTGAGGGATCAGTGACTTGGGGTTCGCGCGGTCGCGGAGCACGCCCGGCGTGTCGGTCAGGAAAACGGCTTTGTCGGCCTTCAGCGCGCCGGCCACAAAGGACGCCGCGGTATCGGCGTTCACGTTCAACCACTGCCCCTCAGTGTCGCGCGCGATCGAGGGAATAACTTGAACGTAATCGTAAGGGGTTCCCGCGCGCCCGATCGGAGAGTGCGCGAGGTCCGTCGGCGTTCCGACCCGACCGAGATCGATGGGCTTACCATCGGCCCCCGGCAGCACGAGTCGTTCACCGAGCAGTGCGTCGGGAGTGACCGTGGCCGGGCACCCCCATTTCGTCAGGCGGTCGGCCAGATCGTGACCGATCTCCTGTAGCACGCGGACGACGATTTTGAGCGTGTCATCGTCCGTGTACCGGCGCCCGGCGACCTTCCGCGGCGTGAGACCAGTTTCGGCCATTGCGCGGTCGATCGGTTTCCCGCCGCCGTGGACGAGCACCACCTCGACACCGAACCGAAACAGCGTAACGACGGAACGCAGACAGGCGTCGGTCGCGGCGGGATCTTCCATCGCGCTACCGCCGAGCTTCACCACGATTGGTCGACCGCGGTGCGCGGTCAATCGCTCAACGGCAGCGGCAAATACTTCGGCGGTAAGGCTCGGCTCGGACATCCGAAACGGTCCCAGATTCGAGCAATAGCTTGATAGAAATCGAAAAATCCATCGTATGCCGCAGCGCGAACAGCGTCAACGGCCGGACTAAGATTCTCCGTGAATGTTGCGCGAACCGAGAAAACCGCCGAGCCGGAAGCCACTCACGCGCGTTCTCATTTCACCGGTTTCGCGTAGCCCCCCCGCATGAACCCACTATCCGCGGGCGGGTCGTATCGGATGTCGAGGTCCGGTGTTTCGAGCCGCTTCGAGTCCGTCGCGCGCGATTCGATCGCGTAATCGAGGATGCCCCCAGTGAGCTGCGTGCGCTCCACCGGGTACGGCGACTTGCCCGTTGCGAAGAGCGTTTCCGTGTGCCCCGCGAGCGCTTCGAGGAACGCCGCTCCCGGAGGAGGCGGGAGCCAGAACAGGCACGACGACGGCTTC
This region of Gemmata massiliana genomic DNA includes:
- a CDS encoding fatty acid desaturase CarF family protein, which gives rise to MNTPVQPKPSAQPEFTLQPIEVVSVLGAIGLVLAHLVLFARVPEFWHWSTPLVIVLGLLGADFFATILHWAGDTWGTEATPWLGKRFLHPFRYHHARPLEMLKSHFFTTNGDTALSTLPFLLVPFVISLDTAGGRFTALFFASVGGWGMWTSQFHQWAHVKSPPRVVVWLQRHRVILSREHHLKHHKAPFATNYGITTGWCDGFLNAIRFFTALEWLVTKLTGCRPRSEFE
- a CDS encoding DUF2330 domain-containing protein; this translates as MWTCVRFVVPALFVGVFAFPTPSEGCAVIPPRGVVVEVATESAIIIWDEKVKTQHFIRRATFAATAPGEAPVKDFGFLVPTPSVPVLEEVDDRGFDELAKITAPKIETRLPPSSGGCGMASAPKAVVGHADVEVLAEKHVAGYDAKVMKAGDSDALAAWLNERGYEVRPALARWLKPYLDKGWVVTAFKIAGTSSTGASPAVGAAAVRMSFTTEAPFFPYSEPDDMREAKTRRLFRVYAIANQKVAGVLGTKELWAGNTVWAGKPGANEWKGVGAHLKIPGWAPDEGTWLTEFEDAASPRKGGSDLTFVPAADQTPIERPARIVYAVRTDTGAAPAFAVLAGAAMCLFVSRFLTALVNRRMNAQ
- a CDS encoding alkaline phosphatase family protein, encoding MRLLCLLAAILLAALLLAPDTVAEEPAHPRLVVLVYFDQFRGDYLARWKDEFGEGGFKRITTDGAWFQNCHYPYSYTVTAAGHSSVATGCVPAVHGVVGNDWYDRGVGKTVNCVGSDRHEQVPGRTAEGTDSDEKKGAKGGVSPERLLKPTIADAIKLGTDGKGKVVALSLKNRGAALPGGRAPDVCYWMDGGTGLFVTSTYYRDAVHPWVAAFNKSKPAERWRGKMWDRFRTDIDYAKLSGPDDIAGESKGASGQGRVFPHPFEPSDPKAKPAYLNAVYTSPFGNDLLLDLAERAISAEGLGKDDVPDLLSLSFSSNDAVGHAWGPDSQEVLDVTLRSDRIMKRLLDVLDAKVGRGKYVLAMTADHGICPLPEVSRKQGKDAARVQPALSAKVEAFLVEKYGKTAAKWVEASSGPWLYLNAKAVTAAGVKQADVEAELAQWLAKRDGVEAVSTRTALTAGVPPTDATGEMVARSFRAERCGDVYVLLKPYYLPTAVLDTGTTHGSPWEYDTHVPLVVYGTGVVPGVHTGRVTPLATAAILSTAAGVKAPSGATAPVPTGLFVPHRK
- a CDS encoding sterol desaturase family protein yields the protein MLTAATILLAFALAFPVGTLVEYVLHRWLLHARSRTFVSHRHRMHHKSNEADTLWGDFRDFSLGAVPFCWLGFLHSLVAGIGFLLGGAAYVFVLALVHKLSHERPQLVFWMRPTSHELHHGETPRYNFGIVTRFWDRVFGTFADQMPTPRHLRRGGK
- a CDS encoding c-type cytochrome, coding for MTCGGVLRAWPAPVCLSVALGLAVVGCQKKAEDTGSGGAPPVNSRNNPPGGFPGMGGPPGGVSPADVLAKLPGGEEFAAGKKVYADNKCVNCHKLGDTGMAMGPPPGVGGPPGGPPGGPGGPHGVGGGPPGMGGPPGMGGPPRPDLTKTGAEHAAQWLSEHIRDPKSHTPKSSMPAFGADKISDADLKALVDYLASRK
- a CDS encoding aspartate aminotransferase family protein, coding for MTTELLSSEQTIALAKKHLTGNYTRYPVCLVRGSNSWVWDAEGNRYLDFFPGWGCGILGHCPPRVVQAVQEQVATLIHVPNTWYTEPQSLLGQALAERTDFNGVSFFCNSGTEANEAAIKLARLNGKPKGKYKIVTLTGSFHGRTMGALTATAQPKYHAGVEPMLPGFNYAQYGDLESVAKAIDGETCAIMLEPIQGEGGVNVPPAGFLEGLRELCDKHGLLLILDEVQTGMGRTGKWFGYQNWNVRPDIITLAKALAGGVAMGALVATPEVAEKLKPGTHAATFGGNPLAARAALATIETIEQEGLLERGVQLGARFQQRFLELKEKCPLITDVRVKGTMIGVELSVEGAPVVQGCLEKGLLINCTHQTVLRLLPALTLSDEQLEDGCDIISEVLLNLRQSS
- the argB gene encoding acetylglutamate kinase translates to MSEPSLTAEVFAAAVERLTAHRGRPIVVKLGGSAMEDPAATDACLRSVVTLFRFGVEVVLVHGGGKPIDRAMAETGLTPRKVAGRRYTDDDTLKIVVRVLQEIGHDLADRLTKWGCPATVTPDALLGERLVLPGADGKPIDLGRVGTPTDLAHSPIGRAGTPYDYVQVIPSIARDTEGQWLNVNADTAASFVAGALKADKAVFLTDTPGVLRDRANPKSLIPQLTERECRDLIASGVIDGGMVPKVEACFEALDACAKSALILDGRVPYSLLNVFLHDTFTGTVITR
- the trxA gene encoding thioredoxin, which encodes MAASQWVVEGTMENFQQVVVDGSRERPIVIDFWAPWCGPCRALAPLLEKLANEKAGEFLLVKINTDENPDLAQMFQVEGIPAVFAVRDGQVVNNFTGLLPEEQLRAFIDDLSAEAPAPAEPTPLDQAVELEAHDRGAAGNAYRAMLATAPDDPAARVGLARVLLSAPGNEPQAIPLLSGVDFGDFATEAQRLKAIIYLREVPHADADLAAAQTAPTAEAKVALARILAARSDYTGAMDELLAAADDDRQLGRTAVRDLMLKVFEVIGPRSPQTDDYRKRLQSRLY
- a CDS encoding GrpB family protein → MRSRYSFADYSLEWPAAFEAAAKRLRLLFGAELVAVHHIGSTSVPGLAAKPIVDLMPVVRVIESVDPLVPAFRDAGYRDWGEYGLPGRRYFTRDRDGFRTHNVHVYQFDNPEVERHLAFCAYLRHDDSARQEYEEQKRAAYAMHPADIDAYNDAKNTWIKRTEQLALAWYRR
- the argF gene encoding ornithine carbamoyltransferase, which produces MKHFLNLIDLTADELSHLLTEAARLKDAQARRIPSHSLSGRVVGLVFEKPSLRTRVSFESGVAQLGGTSLYLPGNEVGLGWRESLADFSRTISNYVDALVLRVYRHETLDGIAGTGSIPIINGLSDWSHPCQGLADILTVRELFGTETGRTIVFVGDGNNVARSLAVGCGRLGMRFVLACPIGYGFDDRFKSQYTAQVSPDFPREVNDPIAAVKGADVIYTDVWTSMGQEAEREERLRRFESFQVNGELLAKAPSHCKVLHCLPAHRGEEITDDVMDGAACAAFQQAGNRLHAQKAVLEWLLK